From the genome of Streptomyces sp. NBC_01317, one region includes:
- a CDS encoding LysR family transcriptional regulator, which translates to MDLALLRTFVTVHRAGSFTRAAALLGLSQPAVTGQIRTLERQLGRPLFLRQARGVTPTTIGDELAHRAAPHLDALIEIAETGLAEESGVRTLHLAGPPEFTAQRALPALTPLITQGLSLRTSFFANAEENLEGLAAGHHDLAITTARPRGGLLTATPLCDEEHVLVASPRWAARLGHSVLREGHVVLEQLPVVEVHESLPLVSRYWTAVFDSRPAAAAAVIAPDLRAVLECAAAGAGLAVLPRYLCQNALERGEVVALLDPPVPPLRTYFLAVRTGTLTLPRVARAHEWLLRAAVDW; encoded by the coding sequence ATGGACCTGGCTCTGCTGCGCACGTTCGTCACCGTCCACCGCGCCGGTTCCTTCACCCGCGCCGCCGCGCTCCTCGGACTCTCCCAGCCCGCCGTCACCGGACAGATAAGAACCCTCGAACGCCAACTGGGCCGCCCCCTCTTCCTGCGCCAGGCCCGCGGCGTCACCCCCACCACCATCGGCGACGAACTCGCCCACCGGGCCGCACCCCACCTCGACGCCCTCATCGAGATCGCCGAGACCGGACTCGCCGAGGAATCAGGCGTACGGACACTCCACCTCGCCGGACCCCCCGAATTCACCGCCCAGCGCGCCCTCCCCGCCCTCACCCCGCTCATCACCCAGGGCCTCTCCCTGCGCACCTCGTTCTTCGCCAACGCCGAGGAAAACCTCGAAGGACTCGCCGCCGGACATCATGATCTGGCCATCACCACCGCCCGCCCGCGCGGCGGACTGCTCACCGCGACTCCGCTCTGCGACGAGGAACACGTCCTCGTCGCCTCCCCCCGCTGGGCCGCCCGGCTCGGCCACTCCGTCCTGCGCGAAGGCCACGTCGTCCTCGAACAGCTCCCCGTCGTCGAGGTCCACGAATCCCTGCCCCTCGTCTCCCGCTACTGGACGGCCGTCTTCGACTCCCGGCCCGCCGCCGCCGCGGCCGTCATCGCACCGGACCTGCGCGCCGTCCTCGAATGCGCCGCCGCCGGCGCCGGACTGGCCGTACTGCCCCGCTACCTCTGCCAGAACGCCCTCGAACGAGGCGAAGTCGTCGCCCTGCTCGACCCGCCCGTACCCCCGCTGCGTACGTACTTCCTGGCCGTACGCACCGGCACCCTCACCCTGCCCCGGGTCGCGCGGGCCCACGAGTGGCTGCTGCGCGCCGCGGTCGACTGGTGA